The following proteins are encoded in a genomic region of Camelus ferus isolate YT-003-E chromosome 8, BCGSAC_Cfer_1.0, whole genome shotgun sequence:
- the NDUFAF4 gene encoding NADH dehydrogenase [ubiquinone] 1 alpha subcomplex assembly factor 4 translates to MGASVARAIRNFNLESRAERELSKMKPSPAPRHPSTKNLLREQMSSHPEIQGEIARKDDKLLSLLKDVYVDSKDPVSSVQVRDAGTHQEPKEFRLPRDHHSGMMDVQNIPKGKISVVEALTLLNNHKLYPDTWTAEKIAKEYHLEQQDVNSLLKYFVTFEVKIFPPEGKKAIGSK, encoded by the exons ATGGGGGCCTCGGTGGCTCGCGCAATCAGGAATTTCAATCTCGAGAGCCGGGCGGAACGGGAACTCAGCAAGATGAAGCCCTCCCCGGCTCCCAGGCACCCCTCCACCAAGAACCTCCTGCGAGAGCAGATGAGCA gCCATCCAGAAATTCAGGGAGAAATTGCTAGAAAAGATGACAAACTGCTGTCTTTACTAAAAGATGTGTATGTTGATTCCAAAGATCCCGTGTCTTCTGTGCAG GTCAGAGATGCCGGGACACATCAGGAGCCGAAGGAGTTCAGGTTGCCGAGAGACCATCACTCGGGCATGATGGATGTTCAGAACATTCCCAAAGGCAAAATTTCCGTTGTAGAGGCATTGACACTTCTCAATAATCATAAACTTTATCCAGACACATGGACTGCTGAGAAAATAGCCAAAGAATACCATCTAGAACAGCAAGATGTAAATTCTCTTCTcaaatattttgttacttttgaAGTCAAAATCTTCCCTCCTGAAGGCAAGAAAGCAATAGgatcaaaatga